A genome region from Deinococcus betulae includes the following:
- a CDS encoding sensor domain-containing diguanylate cyclase — MGAALVERQTGLVVKVNGALLGLLNASAAEVVGRPISDQRGWHENGSSHSGEYEVTLDLPQGPRRHLAVTRQVVDTAGTPCEVLFVRDLTELRLKEEHARTLDSQLWYQAHHDPLTGLPNRTSLHARLDELLRELPADPAPADAAAQPSVCLAQLDFTGLEEVDSAHGYAAGDLAQQALARRLRDHLPPGGLAAHTNGSLFALTFACSGSEQGMATLRQLAERLDAEFTVQGHLVSPRLRAGISWAPAHGQTADALIRTSLSALSYARGRSGATLEAYRPALDGPGP; from the coding sequence GTGGGGGCCGCCCTGGTCGAGCGCCAGACCGGTCTGGTGGTCAAGGTCAACGGCGCGCTGCTGGGGCTGCTCAACGCTTCCGCCGCCGAGGTGGTGGGCCGGCCCATCAGCGATCAGCGCGGCTGGCACGAGAACGGAAGCAGCCACAGCGGCGAATACGAGGTGACCCTGGACCTGCCGCAGGGCCCGCGCCGCCACCTGGCCGTGACGCGACAGGTGGTGGACACCGCCGGCACTCCCTGCGAGGTGCTGTTCGTCCGGGACCTGACCGAACTGCGCCTGAAAGAGGAACACGCCCGGACCCTGGACAGCCAGCTGTGGTATCAGGCCCACCACGATCCCCTGACCGGCCTGCCCAACCGCACCTCACTGCACGCGCGCCTGGACGAGTTGCTCCGTGAGTTGCCAGCCGATCCGGCGCCGGCAGACGCGGCCGCCCAGCCCAGCGTGTGCCTGGCGCAGCTGGATTTCACGGGACTGGAAGAGGTGGACAGCGCGCACGGCTACGCGGCGGGCGACCTGGCCCAGCAGGCGCTGGCCCGGCGGCTGCGCGATCACCTGCCTCCAGGGGGACTGGCTGCCCATACGAACGGCAGCCTCTTTGCCCTGACCTTTGCCTGTTCAGGCAGCGAGCAGGGCATGGCGACGCTGCGTCAGCTGGCTGAGCGCCTGGACGCCGAATTCACGGTGCAGGGCCACCTGGTCAGCCCACGGCTGCGTGCCGGAATCAGCTGGGCGCCGGCCCATGGCCAGACCGCCGACGCCCTGATTCGCACCAGCCTGAGCGCCCTGTCCTACGCGCGCGGGCGCAGCGGCGCCACCCTGGAGGCTTACCGCCCCGCCCTGGATGGACCAGGCCCGTGA
- a CDS encoding GAF domain-containing protein: MSSRLPLRFPTLPVSAHRRVRVLSKVTQALLSAVTTEEVVRVMLRQGMAAFGADNGAVLLKNAEGGLTLVGAAGYEPEVEARYATIAPESQMPVMRAMRENRVLWLEDMPGATQTNPELAVYELLMGTASGAALPLWAGETRGAMALTFVPPREFPPDDRAFMTTLARQCAQALDRAGLYTRARQDQAHLRAL; this comes from the coding sequence ATGTCCTCCAGGCTGCCTCTGCGTTTTCCTACCCTGCCTGTGTCGGCCCACCGGCGTGTCCGGGTCCTCTCCAAGGTGACCCAGGCCCTGCTCTCCGCCGTGACCACCGAGGAGGTGGTCCGCGTGATGCTGCGTCAGGGCATGGCGGCCTTTGGGGCCGACAACGGCGCCGTGCTGCTGAAAAACGCAGAGGGCGGCCTGACGCTGGTGGGCGCCGCAGGCTATGAACCAGAGGTCGAGGCCCGCTACGCCACCATTGCCCCGGAGTCCCAGATGCCCGTCATGCGGGCCATGCGCGAAAACCGGGTGCTGTGGCTGGAAGATATGCCCGGCGCCACACAGACCAACCCTGAACTGGCCGTCTACGAACTCCTGATGGGGACGGCGTCGGGGGCAGCCCTGCCCCTCTGGGCCGGCGAGACGCGCGGGGCCATGGCCCTGACCTTCGTCCCGCCCCGTGAGTTTCCGCCGGACGACCGCGCGTTCATGACCACGCTGGCGCGGCAGTGCGCCCAGGCGCTGGACCGCGCCGGGCTGTATACCCGCGCGCGGCAGGACCAGGCCCACCTGCGCGCTCTTTGA
- a CDS encoding EAL domain-containing protein, producing the protein MDQARERLTLQTELRAALGTPGGLVVALQPIVDTAAGCLAAAEAPVRWPHPARGLLPPGAFLDLAEDAGLLPELGEQVLRLACRAAARWTGSAAQAQVSVNVAAAQFEAGDLGAQVSAALSEAGLSPRRLKLELSERSVLADIPAARAQLQRLRQMGVGVALDDFGTGYANLSVLTALPIDDLKIDRSFITDLLSSPAARTLVESVVALARRLEIGVIVEGVETGAQWRALQRLGCTRFQGYLFARPLLPTDFEAFLARPVPRSE; encoded by the coding sequence ATGGACCAGGCCCGTGAACGCCTGACCCTGCAAACCGAACTGCGCGCCGCGCTGGGCACGCCGGGCGGGCTGGTAGTGGCCCTGCAGCCCATCGTGGACACGGCCGCCGGGTGCCTGGCCGCCGCCGAGGCCCCGGTGCGCTGGCCTCACCCGGCACGTGGCCTGCTGCCCCCCGGCGCCTTTTTGGACCTTGCCGAAGACGCCGGGCTGCTGCCCGAGCTGGGCGAGCAGGTCCTGCGGCTGGCGTGCCGGGCGGCGGCCCGCTGGACGGGGAGCGCCGCCCAGGCCCAGGTAAGCGTGAATGTGGCGGCGGCCCAGTTTGAAGCCGGTGACCTGGGGGCCCAGGTCTCAGCGGCCCTGAGTGAAGCTGGGCTCTCGCCCCGCCGCCTGAAGCTGGAACTCTCGGAGCGCTCGGTGCTGGCCGACATTCCGGCGGCCCGCGCGCAGTTGCAGCGCCTGCGGCAAATGGGCGTGGGGGTGGCTCTTGACGACTTTGGCACGGGCTACGCCAACCTGTCGGTGCTGACAGCCCTGCCGATTGATGACCTGAAGATAGACCGCTCGTTTATTACCGACCTGCTCAGCAGCCCCGCCGCCCGCACCCTGGTGGAAAGCGTGGTGGCGCTGGCCCGCCGCCTGGAGATCGGCGTGATTGTCGAAGGCGTCGAAACCGGGGCGCAGTGGCGCGCGCTGCAGCGTCTGGGCTGCACCCGCTTTCAGGGCTACCTGTTCGCCCGCCCGCTGCTCCCCACCGACTTTGAGGCATTTCTGGCGCGACCTGTGCCCCGCTCTGAATGA